The Spirochaetota bacterium region CCGACTGCATTTGTTCATTCTTTGGGATGTTGTATGTAACATGACATTGTGCACACACCAATATTCTCATTTCCTGTCGTGTAAATTCTTTTTTACCTAATTTTGCCAAACCACTTTTAAATGCTATCCTGTTAATCTTTAATCCCATTGTTTTGTTATCGTGGCAATCAATACATGTTGCTCCAAGGTCTTTATGTTTTTGAGGCAATTTGGCGATAGCATCCTGCCACTTCATGCTGTAAAAAGAATTTCCATATTGTGTAACCAGTGCATCCATATACGGCGACTTGCAGTTTAAGCATACACCGCCGGCTTTTGTACGTGATTGATCGATTTCATCCTGGTCAATGCGCATGTACCAGTGACCACGAGGTTCATAATAGGCAATGCCAAAACCCCACCCCTTAAAAAGCAAAGCCATAAACGGATACTCCGAAAGCTTATCATACATTATTTTGTCAGTATCCCAACCTTTTTTATAAAAGCTTTTTCCTGCAGGTTTGGGATCCTTTGTCTTTTGCCACGATTCATATTCAAGAGGATACACTTTCCCCCATTCAGCAGGGTCATACTCATTGTCAGGAATTGTGCCCACCAGTACTAATTTAGGCTCAGAAGGCCCCAGTGCCCCAACAATATACATAAAAAGCCACAACAACAAAATACCACCTATTGCCCATATTATGTGTTTTCGCTCAATTTTTTGAATTAGCTCATGTAAAAATTCCATTGATGACCTCCATGAAAATTGTTATATATATTCCCAAACACCACCATGCATGATAGTGCAACTTAATGTATTATATTATGATAAAAATACCTGTGACAATCCCAGCACTGCATAGCTCCACCTTGAATGCGGCTCACCATTTCGCTGTGGCACCGTATACAGTTTGCCTGAATTGTTTTTCGTGCATGAGCTGAGGAATGTATTACTTCGCCATAGAGTCTTGTATAAAAAAGTATCACATCTTTCATACCATCAAGCCCCTTCCATAACAGATAGTTGATGCTATTGTTATGAGGTAAGTGACAATCAACACAGGCAATCTGTGTGTGCTTGCCAATATAAAACCAATCCTCATATTGAGGAATCATTACATGACAGCTACCACAATACTGTGGCGTGGAAGTTTTTTGCATAAAGCGTGCAGTACCATACACGCTGAGTACTAAAACTATAAAAAACGAAACCAGCACAATATAAACTTTATATTTCAAGGCTCACCTCCAGAAACATGCCATTGACAAGTAATACTTATTTATGACATATTTTGTTAGCTCCAATGATCAATCCCATTCAACACGATTTCAGTATAGCATTATAAGAAACTTGCAAGCACAGAGTCCATAACTGCATGTGCATTATTGCAATGTCCAATACCTTTAATAATATCCTCTCTGCTTTGGATATAGCCTATTTCTTCAAGCTCATGTTCACAGTGTCGTACCAAATCATAAACTCCCTGTGCGGTAATCTCTAAGTGAAACTGCAAACCTACAATTTTATTATCAATTGCAAATGCCTGATTGGCACATACGTCCGTAGCAGCAATGTGAGAAGCACCATGTGGTATATCAAATGTTTCACCATGCCAGTGAAACGCAATAAACCTCTGTGGCAATACTTGTCCAATAGAATTATAAGATGATACTTTTTGTACTTCATACCAACCAATTTCTTTTGTGAGATTTTTATACACACGTGCACCACACACCTGCGCAATAAGCTGTGCTCCAAGACATATGCCAAGAACATTTCTGCTTTTATTTATGACTTCATCCACAAAACGTTTCTCATCAACAAGCCATGGATACTCCTTTTCATCATAGACACTCATAGGTCCACCCATAATAACCAGCATATCAACACAATCAGGTACTGGAAAATTTGTATTTTGATACACATGTACTATCGCCACTTCTTTCTTTTGTGATTTTGCCCAATCAAGAATGTAGCCGGGGGTTTCAAATGGAACATGTTGAATACATACTATCATAAATTACTATATTATTAAAGCAAAGGCATACTTATAAATTGTATTGTAATGTCAACATTTTACACTTTTGGTCCCTAACTCTCTTTTATCATAACAAGCAGCATCTTTGAAGATTTGTGTGCAACCAGAGCATGAGGAACATTAGCAGGCATAATAAGTGCCTGGCCAGCATTCACTGTATTTTCTTTGCCCCCTATAGTAATAGACATCGCTCCATCAAGTATCATCACAAATGCATCATAAGGGGCTGTATGTTCACTTAAGCTCTGACCTTTATCAAAAGCAAAAAGCGTTATATTGCCACCTTTGCTTTGAATTATTGTTTTACTTACAATGGCATTATTTTGATAATCTATTGCGTCACAATAATTTTGCGGATTGATAAATGAATTATTCATATAGCTACCCCCTGCAGCTCCTGCCTCGCTGCAAACAATTTTTCCCGTGCGGATCATCACAACACCGTGGTAAAATAAGCCTCACACTTTTTTCAAAGAAGATATAGCTCCACACCCAGTTTATCATAACAAAAATTTTATTTTTAAATCCAATCAAATACAGTATGTGTATAAATATCCATATTATCCAAGCAATGTATCCTTTAAGTTTAAGCCCTGCAATCTGTGTAATAGCTTTATTGCGTCCAATTGCAACCATCCCGCCTTTATCTAAATATCTGAACGGTTTTGGATTCTTCCCTTTATCTATCTTTTTTAAATAGTTTCCTACATATTTGCCTTGCTGCATTGCAACCGGTGCTATCATTGGCAATGGCTTTCCATCCTGGATAAAACAAGCCAAATCCCCAATGATAAACACATCCTCATATCCAGGCACTCTACAGTATTCATCCACTACTACGCGCCCATTAGGCATAGATTGCACTTTTAAATCATTTTTGATAAGCTCACCTTTCACACCCGCAGTCCATACTACTGTTTCAGTTGGCAGCATCGTACCATTATTTAAGTACACACCAGTAGCATCAATCTTAGTTACTGCTGCATTCAGTAAAACTTTTACTCCCTTTTTCTGTAATTTTTCGCAGGTATACTCACATAATTCTTTTGCATACATACCGATAAGCCTGTCACTAGCTTCTACTAAATATACCTGTATATTTTCATTTTTTAGCTCAGGGAAATCTTTTTTTAGTGGTCCTGCAATAAGCTCTGCAAGTGCACCTGCAAATTCAACACCCGTTGGCCCCCCACCAACAATGACAATGGTAAGCAACCGTTGCCGTTGTACATGATCACTCACAAACGAAGCACGCTCAAAACAGGTAAGGATATGGTTTCTAAGCACCATTGCATCATCAAGCGTTTTAAGCGGAAATGCAAATTCAAATGTGCCGGGAATATTAAAATAATGATTAACACTTCCCGCTGATACCACCAAATAATCAAAAGCAATTTCCTGCCCCAGGCATACCACTGTCTTAGTTGCATATCGTATTTCACTTACTTCACCACGAATAAACTGAATATTTTTGTTTTTGTGCACAATACTTCGCACCGGTGCCGCAATCTGCTCTGGAGAAACTTCAGCAGCCGAGACCTGATATAACAGTGGCAGGAATGTGTGATAATTATTTTTATCAATAACTATCACCTCAAAATTTTTATTTGCTAAAACTTTTGTAACCCACAAACCGCCAAAACCGGCACCAATAACTACTACACGTTTTTGTTTGTTGTGATCCAAACCAACCCTCCAAAATATTTTAATCCAGCAATCGCTTCTGACCGGTAATCTTCTGAATATCCGTAATATCCTGGGTCACTTCAAGGC contains the following coding sequences:
- a CDS encoding NapC/NirT family cytochrome c, which produces MKYKVYIVLVSFFIVLVLSVYGTARFMQKTSTPQYCGSCHVMIPQYEDWFYIGKHTQIACVDCHLPHNNSINYLLWKGLDGMKDVILFYTRLYGEVIHSSAHARKTIQANCIRCHSEMVSRIQGGAMQCWDCHRYFYHNIIH
- a CDS encoding NAD(P)/FAD-dependent oxidoreductase; the encoded protein is MDHNKQKRVVVIGAGFGGLWVTKVLANKNFEVIVIDKNNYHTFLPLLYQVSAAEVSPEQIAAPVRSIVHKNKNIQFIRGEVSEIRYATKTVVCLGQEIAFDYLVVSAGSVNHYFNIPGTFEFAFPLKTLDDAMVLRNHILTCFERASFVSDHVQRQRLLTIVIVGGGPTGVEFAGALAELIAGPLKKDFPELKNENIQVYLVEASDRLIGMYAKELCEYTCEKLQKKGVKVLLNAAVTKIDATGVYLNNGTMLPTETVVWTAGVKGELIKNDLKVQSMPNGRVVVDEYCRVPGYEDVFIIGDLACFIQDGKPLPMIAPVAMQQGKYVGNYLKKIDKGKNPKPFRYLDKGGMVAIGRNKAITQIAGLKLKGYIAWIIWIFIHILYLIGFKNKIFVMINWVWSYIFFEKSVRLILPRCCDDPHGKNCLQRGRSCRG
- a CDS encoding cupin domain-containing protein, which codes for MNNSFINPQNYCDAIDYQNNAIVSKTIIQSKGGNITLFAFDKGQSLSEHTAPYDAFVMILDGAMSITIGGKENTVNAGQALIMPANVPHALVAHKSSKMLLVMIKES
- a CDS encoding type 1 glutamine amidotransferase, with the translated sequence MIVCIQHVPFETPGYILDWAKSQKKEVAIVHVYQNTNFPVPDCVDMLVIMGGPMSVYDEKEYPWLVDEKRFVDEVINKSRNVLGICLGAQLIAQVCGARVYKNLTKEIGWYEVQKVSSYNSIGQVLPQRFIAFHWHGETFDIPHGASHIAATDVCANQAFAIDNKIVGLQFHLEITAQGVYDLVRHCEHELEEIGYIQSREDIIKGIGHCNNAHAVMDSVLASFL